The Halomonas elongata DSM 2581 DNA segment GCCTTGTCCAGCAAACTGCCGTCGGCATCGGCTCCCAGGGTTTCCACCGCCGGGCAGCCGGTTTCGGCGGCGATGGCACGGGCATCCTCGTGGACCTGGGGCCGGCAGACGAACAGGGCGGGTTCGGCGTCGCCGAGGAAGTAGCGGATCTCGTCGCCGGTATAGCCGGTGTTGAGGGGCAGATAGATGCCGCCGATCCGCAGGCAGGCCAGGTAGAGCAGGATGACTTCGGGGCTCTTGTCGACCTGGACGGCGACCCGGTCGCCGGACGCGACGCCCAGCTCGGTCAGGGCGCCGGCCAGGCGCGCGCTTTCGGCGAGCGTGTCGGCGTAGGAGTAGCGTCGACCCTCGCGGGTGGTGATGAAATCGGCGTCGCCGCGCTGCTGCATGCGGTTGGCGAAGATCTCGAATAGGTTGTGGCTCATTTAAGCTCTCCCTTGGCCTGCTGTTTCCTGGCCTTGCGGGCGAGGTCACGAACCTCACTCGAGCAGGCCACGGTGGCGTTGGCGGTGTAGTTCTCGTGGTTGCGTTCGATGTCGTTGAGCACGTAGAGGTAATTGACCATCAGGCCGGCGGCCTGCTCGAGTCCCTTGTCGGAGATGTCGCCGAGCCAGTTGATGCGATGCAGCTCGGCGCCGTTGCCGAGGTGAAAGCGGGCCACCGGGTTGAGCGGCAATCCCCGGTCGTTCTTCTCCTGCGTCAGATAGCGGGCGGCCATCGGCCGCACGACGGCCTTGAGGGCCTCGGCACGTTCGGGATCCCGGTGCCAGCCCGGCTCATCGAGGGCCGCAAGCGCCTCGCGCTGGGCCTCGGACGTGCTGTCGTCGTCGCGCTGTGCCTTCAGCCATTGAGCGAAGCCCGGCACCGGCGAAAGGGTGACGAAGTGCTTGAGCTGGGGCAGTTCCTGCTTGAGTTCCTGCACCACCTGCTTGATCAGGAAGTTGCCGAAGGAAATGCCGCGCAGCCCGGTCTGGCAGTTGCTGATGCCGAAGAAGGCGGCGGTGTCGGCATCCTCGGGTGCTTCCACGTCGCTGTCTTCCCCCGCCAGGATCGGCTGGATGTGATCCGGCAAGCCCTTGCACAGCGCCACTTCGACGAAGATCAGCGGTTCATCGCCGATGGCGGGGTGGAAGAAGGCGAAACAGCGCCGGTCGCGGGTATCGAGCCGCCGGCGCAGGTCGTTCCAGTCGTGGATTTCGTGTACCGCCTCGTAGTGGATGATGCGTTCGAGCAGCGAGGCCGGTGTGTTCCAGTCGATGCGCTTGAGCATCAGGAAGCCGCGATTGAACCAGGAGGCGAAGAGGTGGGCGAAGTCGGCATCGATGCCCGCCAGCTCTGGGTGTTCGCGACGCAGGGCGAGCAGGTCCTCGCGCATGCGGACCAGTTGATAGGTGCCGTCGCTGGCGAGGTTGAGTCGCCGGAACAGCTCCTGGCGCCGTGGTTCGCAGGCCTCGAACAGGCCGTTCAGGGTGGCGTTGTCGCGAGACTCGCTATAGGCGGCGTAGGCCTGGTCGATTCGCGTCGGATCGGCGGCGAATTCCTCGGCGAGCCGGGCGAAGAAACGCCGGCGTTCGCTGCCATCCAGCCGCTCGTACATGGCCAGGGCGCGGCTGGCCAGGGCGATGCTCGAGGCCTCGCCATCGCTCTCCAGCAGGGCGCGGCAGGCGCCCACCAGATCGGCGTGGTCGGGGTTGGTGTTGTACCCGTGGCGACGTCGCAGCAAGGCGTCGCGCTGGGTGATGTTGTTGAACATCTCCTGCAGGAAGGTCATGTTCATGACGTCGACTCCTTCAGCCCATGAGCAGGTCGGGTAGCCACAGGGCAAGGCCCGGGAAGAAACACAGCAGGACGATCCCCAGCACCATGCACAGCGCGTAGGGCAGGCTGCCGAACAGGATGTCGCGCAACGAGATATCCGGTGCGATGCCCTTGATGATGAAGAGGTTGAGGCCGACCGGCGGTGTGATCAGGCCGATCTCCAGGTTGATGGTCAGCACCACGGCGAACCAGTAAGGATCGAAGTTGGCGGCCAGGATGATCGGCAGCAGGATCGGGGCGGTCATCACGATCACCGCCACCGGCGGCAGGAAGAAGCCGGCCACCAGCAAGAAAACGTTGATGACGCCCATCAGCACCCAGCGATTGACCTCCAGCTCGGCGATGGCGCCGGCCACGGTCTGGGTGATGAACAGCGACGACAGGGCGTAGGCGAACACCTCGGCGCAGGCGATCACCAGCATGATCATCACGCTTTCGCGCAGGGAGTCGCGCATGATCAGCTTGATGGGACCGACCTGCCACATGCGGTAGATGAGAATGGCCAGTGCCAGGCATAGAAAAGCGCCGACGCCGGCTGCCTCGGAAGGCGTGGCCACCCCGCCGTAGAGCGCGAAAAGGATGCCCGCCACCACGGCCAGGAAGGGCAGGACCCGCATCAAGGCCTTGATGTTGGAGTCGGCATTGGCCTTGACGGTCTCCTTCAGGCGTTCGGCCGTCTGGGCCATCGGGGTCTGGTAGCCGCCGGCCAGCTTGCAGGCAATGATGGTCCAGACCATGAACAGGCCCGCCAGCATGAAGCCAGGCACGATGCCGGCGATGAACAATCGCCCGATGGAGGTCTCGCTGGCGATGCCGTAGATGATCATGGTCACCGAGGGCGGAATCAGGATGCCCAGGGTACCGCCGGCGGCAATGCAACCGGCGGCGACGCCGTCCGGATAGCCGCGGGTGCGCATCTCGGGGATGCCCATCTTGCCGATGGCCGCACAGGTGGCGGGAGAAGAACCGGAGAGGGCGGCGAAGATCGAGCAGGCGCCGATATTGGAGACCGCCAGGCCCGCCGGCAGTCGTCCCATCCACAGGTCCAGCGAGCGATAGAGGTCGCGTCCGGTGGGCGAGGAGGCCACGGCGGCACCCATCAGGATGAACATGGGGATGGCCACGAACCCGAAGTCGGCGATGCGCTCGAAGAAGGTCTCGCCGAAATAGGTCAGTTCCGGCAGGCCCCGGTCATACAGCAGGGCGAGCAGCGAGACGCCGCCCAGGGCGAAGGCGATGGGCGTGCCGATGGCCATCAGCGCCACGAGGCCGACGGCCACGATGATACCTAGCGTGATCGGATCCATGTCAGGCCTCCCCGCGCAGCAGTTCGGCGATGTACTGCAGGGTCAGCAGGCTGGTGCCCACGGCCATCGGTACCAGGGCCGGCCAGAGAGGAGGATTCCATACTGTGCCGGTGGTCCATTGCCCATGCCAGGCCTCGGCCAGATAGATCCAGGCGCCGTAGCTCAGGGCCGCACAGAAACCCAGGCCGAACAGCGAGGCCACGCCTTGCATGATCTTGCGAATCACGCCGCCCGCCATGTCGGGCAGCAGGGTGATGGCGACGTGGCCGCCGGTCATCAGCACGTAGGCGCTGCCCATCAGCATGGCGCCGGTGACGGAGAAGACGGTGAACTCCGTCTGCCAGCTGGTGCTCATGCCCAGCACGTAGCGCACGAATACCATGTGGCAGACCGCGAACACGCCGGCGATGAACATGGCGGCGGCCAGGTAGGCGGCGTAGCGAGAGAGGCTGTCCATCATGCGAATGTAGAGATCGATGAGCGGCAGGCGTCTGGCAAGGGGTGAAGTATTGGCCATGGCCATGTCGTCCTCCCGAGGTCAGGGGCACCGGCACCTTCCGGCCGGTGCCGGTGGCGGAGAAGATCCGGATCAATCGACGGCCAGGGCGGCATCGATGAGGGCCTGCCCATCGGGGACGTTCTCGGCGAAGTTCTTGTAGGCGCTCTGCTTGGCGATTTCCAGCCAGGCGTTGTAGTCCTCTTCGCTCATGCTCACGACCTCGACGCCATTCTCCTCGAAGACATCGACCATCTGCTGGTCCAGGCCGGCCGCTTTCTCGGCGAAGAACTCCTCGGCGGCCTGGCCGGCTTCCATGAGCGCCTTCTGCTGAGCCTCGTCGAGTTTCTGCCAGCTCTGCTCGGAGATCAGGATCGGTTCGTACATGAACCACAGGGCATGCTCGCCGGGCTGGGTAAGGCACTCGACCTGCTCGTAGATGCGGTACGAGACGAAGGACATCGAGGAGGTGTTGGCGGCATCCAGAACGCCGGTCTGCATGGCGGTGTAGATGTCCGAGGAGGGCATGGAGGTGATCGATGCGCCCGCGGCTTCCAGCATTTCCTCGAAGGCCGGACCGGCGGCGCGGAAGTTCTGGCCGTCGACGGTGTCCGGCGAGGTGATGCAGCGCTCGCTGGAGGCGAAGCCGCCGGCCAGCCAGGCATCGGCCAGTACCCGGGCGCCGCCTTCCTGAATGACGTCCTTGATCATGCCCATGAACTTGGAGTCGTTCAGCCGCTGGGCGTGCTCGTGGTTGCGCACCAGGCCGGGCATCAGGGTGGCGGAGAACTCCGGATGACGACCGCTGGCATAGTCGAGCGGCAGCGCGGTGATGTCGAGTCGACCACGGGTCAGGGCGGACCATTGCTCGCGTGCCTTGAACAGCGACTGGCCGGGATAGACCTCGACTTCGAGCCCCACATCGGCATCGGCGACCTTCTCGGCCATCAACTGAACCATTTCGTCGCGCACGTCGCCTTGCCCGCCGGGGAACTGGTGGGAGGCGCGCAGTACCGTCTGGGCGGACGCGGAGGAACTGGCGGCGAGCGCGGCGAGAGCCAGGCCGGCCACCAAGGGTGGCATGTATGAGCGTTTCATGGCGTCTCCTTCGAGATTGTTCTTGTATGAAGTGTGCATCAGCCAAGCTGATGTATACTTCAATAGCCGTATTGAAATACCAGTGTCAAATTTAGGACCTTAGACCAAGGGGTGAGGCAAGCGCGTGAAGGGAGGAGTCCAGACCATGAAACGGTCGAATACGCAGCGACTTCGGGATGCACTGGAAGACGACATCATCAACGGACGGCGCGCACCGGGGGAACGCCTGGACCCGGAGGCCCTGGGCCGCGAGTTCGAGGTGTCGCGCACGCCGGTTCGCGAGGCGATACAGCAACTGGTGGCCAGCGGGCTGGTCACGGTCTCGCCGAAGAAGGGAACCTTCGTGGCCAAGGTGGGCATTGATCAGTTGATCGAGATGTTCGAGGTGATGGCCGAACTGGAGGGCATGTGCGGGCGGCTGGCCGCCCGGCGGATCAGCGATGCGGAACTGGCGGAACTGCGCGAGGCCCTGGCGCGATGCGAGACGGCGGCCCGGGCGGGCGATCCCGACGAGTACTATTACGAGAACGCGGCCTTTCACGACTGCATCTATCGGGCCAGCCACAACGGCTTTCTGGATAGCGAGGCGCGCCAGTTGAAGCAGCGGCTCAAGCCCTACCGACGCCTGC contains these protein-coding regions:
- a CDS encoding malonyl-CoA decarboxylase encodes the protein MNMTFLQEMFNNITQRDALLRRRHGYNTNPDHADLVGACRALLESDGEASSIALASRALAMYERLDGSERRRFFARLAEEFAADPTRIDQAYAAYSESRDNATLNGLFEACEPRRQELFRRLNLASDGTYQLVRMREDLLALRREHPELAGIDADFAHLFASWFNRGFLMLKRIDWNTPASLLERIIHYEAVHEIHDWNDLRRRLDTRDRRCFAFFHPAIGDEPLIFVEVALCKGLPDHIQPILAGEDSDVEAPEDADTAAFFGISNCQTGLRGISFGNFLIKQVVQELKQELPQLKHFVTLSPVPGFAQWLKAQRDDDSTSEAQREALAALDEPGWHRDPERAEALKAVVRPMAARYLTQEKNDRGLPLNPVARFHLGNGAELHRINWLGDISDKGLEQAAGLMVNYLYVLNDIERNHENYTANATVACSSEVRDLARKARKQQAKGELK
- a CDS encoding TRAP transporter large permease — its product is MDPITLGIIVAVGLVALMAIGTPIAFALGGVSLLALLYDRGLPELTYFGETFFERIADFGFVAIPMFILMGAAVASSPTGRDLYRSLDLWMGRLPAGLAVSNIGACSIFAALSGSSPATCAAIGKMGIPEMRTRGYPDGVAAGCIAAGGTLGILIPPSVTMIIYGIASETSIGRLFIAGIVPGFMLAGLFMVWTIIACKLAGGYQTPMAQTAERLKETVKANADSNIKALMRVLPFLAVVAGILFALYGGVATPSEAAGVGAFLCLALAILIYRMWQVGPIKLIMRDSLRESVMIMLVIACAEVFAYALSSLFITQTVAGAIAELEVNRWVLMGVINVFLLVAGFFLPPVAVIVMTAPILLPIILAANFDPYWFAVVLTINLEIGLITPPVGLNLFIIKGIAPDISLRDILFGSLPYALCMVLGIVLLCFFPGLALWLPDLLMG
- a CDS encoding TRAP transporter small permease subunit, with protein sequence MAMANTSPLARRLPLIDLYIRMMDSLSRYAAYLAAAMFIAGVFAVCHMVFVRYVLGMSTSWQTEFTVFSVTGAMLMGSAYVLMTGGHVAITLLPDMAGGVIRKIMQGVASLFGLGFCAALSYGAWIYLAEAWHGQWTTGTVWNPPLWPALVPMAVGTSLLTLQYIAELLRGEA
- a CDS encoding TRAP transporter substrate-binding protein gives rise to the protein MKRSYMPPLVAGLALAALAASSSASAQTVLRASHQFPGGQGDVRDEMVQLMAEKVADADVGLEVEVYPGQSLFKAREQWSALTRGRLDITALPLDYASGRHPEFSATLMPGLVRNHEHAQRLNDSKFMGMIKDVIQEGGARVLADAWLAGGFASSERCITSPDTVDGQNFRAAGPAFEEMLEAAGASITSMPSSDIYTAMQTGVLDAANTSSMSFVSYRIYEQVECLTQPGEHALWFMYEPILISEQSWQKLDEAQQKALMEAGQAAEEFFAEKAAGLDQQMVDVFEENGVEVVSMSEEDYNAWLEIAKQSAYKNFAENVPDGQALIDAALAVD
- a CDS encoding GntR family transcriptional regulator produces the protein MKRSNTQRLRDALEDDIINGRRAPGERLDPEALGREFEVSRTPVREAIQQLVASGLVTVSPKKGTFVAKVGIDQLIEMFEVMAELEGMCGRLAARRISDAELAELREALARCETAARAGDPDEYYYENAAFHDCIYRASHNGFLDSEARQLKQRLKPYRRLQLQVRQRMGSSLEEHREIVTAIEAGEAERAERALRDHVLIQGERFSDFVASVRRLGTLQEDAV